The following are encoded together in the Corticium candelabrum chromosome 1, ooCorCand1.1, whole genome shotgun sequence genome:
- the LOC134177607 gene encoding dynein regulatory complex protein 10-like produces MADMSMVTAHTALNPDPMVNRGRKLYQQELALRTHSARALEIIQSVDPAKKKLTSVEGQRIVAVLDEVIRRIELITLIPFVTKSLSRYAVVLGSELFAMLEEHKRLEEEYERLTGHSESRPMLVRRGTSLLLQKESSVAIIPLSQAAAERKKDLAAMLRNSVRSILRQFKWNPSAAVAIQAEHHERPVECYRLIVVLKELKEYGKLKLATSKKEEETLSATLAELIHRENKTMGEIRELRKEFATAVQKKEVEVNEKKSIARGLESELEMVNKTRLDTKSRVLADALRQTTNDAKLHQDAKKTLEETIGQLRKKLNDNLTAHRESELQLRKRKFKVENELENWIREYDNDMGERQEEMEEVQKVYDTQKSQLEELEERFKTLEEEYNQVMENRRIAKEKREQAELQLRAMVKAATMLQALWRSFKCRKMLKQKQKKGKKGKKSGKKGGKKGGKKSAKK; encoded by the exons ATGGCCGACATGAGTATGGTCACGGCTCATACTGCTCTCAACCCAGATCCCATGGTAAATCGCGGCAGAAAGCTGTACCAGCAGGAATTGGCGTTGAGAACACACAGTGCTCGAGCGCTGGAAATCATACAGAGCGTCGATCCGGCCAAGAAGAAACTAACGTCCGTCGAAGGCCAGCGAATAGTTGCTGTGCTGGATGAAGTCATCCGACGTATTGAACTGATTACTCTCATTCCGTTTGTTACAAAGTCGTTGTCGAGATATGCGGTTGTTCTCGGGTCTGAGCTGTTTGCCATGTTGGAAGAACACAAGCGACTTGAAGAGGAGTACGAACGACTAACTGGTCATAGTGAGAGCCGACCGATGCTAGTGCGGAGGGGGACATCGCTATTGCTGCAAAAAGAGAGTTCTGTTG ctattATACCTCTTAGCCAAGCAGCTGCAGAGAGGAAGAAAGATCTAGCAGCCATGCTACGAAATTCTGTGAGAAGCATTTTAAGACAATTCAAATGGAATCCATCAGCTGCAGTGGCAATTCAAGCAGAACATCATGAACGTCCTGTTGAGTGTTATCGTCTCATTGTGGTACTGAAAGAGTTGAAAGAATATGGGAAATTGAAATTAGCAACCagcaagaaagaagaagaaaccCTTAGTGCCACGTTAGCTGAATTGATACATCGAGAAAATAAGACCATGGGTGAAATCAGGGAGTTAAGAAAAGAGTTTGCCACGGCTGTTCAAAAGAAGGAAGTAGAAGTCAATGAGAAGAAAAGTATTGCCAGAGGACTGGAAAGTGAGCTGGAAATGGTAAACAAAACTAGGTTGGACACCAAATCACGAGTGTTAGCTGATGCATTGAGGCAAACAACAAATGATGCAAAATTGCATCAAGATGCAAAGAAAACACTAGAGGAAACTATCGGCCAGCTGAGAAAAAAGCTTAATGATAATTTAACTGCACATCGTGAATCTGAACTTCAAttgagaaaaagaaaattcaAGGTTGAAAATGAGCTTGAGAACTGGATCAGGGAGTATGACAATGACATGGGAGAACGGCAGGAAGAGATGGAAGAAGTGCAGAAAGTGTATGACACTCAGAAGTCTCAACTTGAAGAGCTGGAAGAGAGGTTTAAAACGTTAGAAGAAGAATACAATCAAGTGATGGAAAATAGAAGAATTGCAAAGGAAAAGCGAGAACAAgcagaactgcagctgagagCAATGGTTAAAGCAGCGACGATGCTCCAGGCACTGTGGAGATCATTCAAGTGCCGAAAGATGCTGAAGCAGAAGCAAAAGAAGGGAAAGAAGGGAAAAAAGAGCGGAAAGAAAGGTGGAAAGAAAGGAGGAAAGAAAAGTGCAAAGAAATGA
- the LOC134177618 gene encoding FAS-associated death domain protein-like, whose amino-acid sequence MAVAMLEYRKLLLKISKDLRDEEFQELKLLCLDLVPAAKAEGLTSGQMLFGALEEASLITPGNVELLKELLEPIRKDLVPLVDEYEKKIPGITAIAEMRTDTPGGHQGQLVTEDVLFKIGRSLARDWRNLARCLKMKNDDILGLASDYRDSLQEQGTQMLFKWFKDFGDARKNDISGTLAMQAAAANTLDEALRKARLSSIADQNFGRVFLDARRK is encoded by the coding sequence ATGGCTGTTGCGATGCTAGAATATCGTAAGCTTCTCTTGAAGATCAGTAAGGATCTGAGGGACGAAGAATTCCAGGAACTGAAATTGCTTTGTCTTGACTTGGTTCCAGCGGCTAAGGCAGAAGGGCTAACAAGCGGACAGATGCTGTTCGGTGCACTTGAAGAAGCCTCACTCATCACTCCAGGAAATGTGGAGTTGCTGAAAGAATTACTTGAGCCGATCAGAAAAGATTTAGTACCGTTGGTAGATGAGTATGAGAAGAAAATACCCGGTATCACTGCCATTGCGGAGATGAGAACAGATACGCCAGGAGGACACCAAGGACAACTTGTTACTGAAGATGTTCTTTTCAAAATTGGACGTAGTCTTGCTCGTGACTGGAGAAATTTGGCTCGTTGcttgaaaatgaaaaatgatgACATCCTTGGTTTAGCATCAGATTATAGAGACAGCTTACAAGAGCAGGGAACACAAATGCTTTTCAAATGGTTTAAGGATTTTGGAGATGCAAGAAAGAATGATATATCAGGGACACTGGCAATGCAAGCTGCTGCAGCAAATACGCTAGATGAAGCATTACGAAAAGCTCGTCTCTCCAGTATTGCTGATCAGAATTTTGGCAGAGTCTTTTTGGATGCTAGAAGGAAATAA